A part of Camelus bactrianus isolate YW-2024 breed Bactrian camel chromosome 7, ASM4877302v1, whole genome shotgun sequence genomic DNA contains:
- the DBF4 gene encoding protein DBF4 homolog A isoform X1 produces MNSGAMRIHSKGHFQGGIQVKNEKNRPSLKSLKTDNKPEKPKYKPLWGKVFYIDLPSVTISEKLQKDIKDLGGRVEEFLSKDISYLISNKKEAKFAQTLGRISPVPSPESAYTAETTSPHPSHDGSSFKSPDSVCLSRGKLLVEKAIKDHDFIPSNSILSNALSWGVKILHIDDIRYYIEQKKKELNLLKKSSTSVRDVGKRVGISTQKARTGRLKKPFVKVEDMSQLYRPFYLQLTNMPFINYSIQKPSSPFDMDKPSSTQKQTQVKLRIQTDGDKCGGIPVQVHLKEKKKKGYCECCLQKYEDLNTHLLSEQHRNFAQSNHYQVVDDIVSKLVFDFVEYERDMPKKKRIKYNVGSLSPVTTNVLKKSEPKENLELQHTSQKDFRENNVQVIEQSFLYKETQEPEQKLVSTSEHISHPSSELRGLDEKTSSKCSMLNPAENDIQQNFTPLPPHKQERILDVSEHKLTINENDLEELRVDHCPCRPQISIQVSNCNTDNCASQPQQKSDTVLFPAKDLKKKDLHSVFCHDSDLLAMNSSQEHLTIQAKTPSQSPPEEPNTCDLKNMDSLPSGKIHRKVKILLGRNKKENLEPSVELDKKETEFLTTQEENRICSSPEQSLLDLFQTSEEKSEFLGFKSYTENSGMCDILDIWEEENSNNLLSMFFSSPSTSTFTGF; encoded by the exons ATGAACTCCGGAGCCATGAGGATCCACAGCAAAGGACACTTCCAGG GTGGAATCCaagtcaaaaatgaaaaaaaccgaCCGTCTTtgaaatctctgaaaactgaCAACAAACCAGAAAAACCCAAATATAAGCCACTCTGGGGAaaagtattttacattgatttacCTTCTGTCACCATCTCTGAAAAACTACAAAAGGACATTAAGGATCTGGGAGGG cGAGTTGAAGAATTTCTCAGCAAAGATATCAGTTatcttatttcaaataaaaaagaagctAAATTTGCACAGACCTTGGGACGAATTTCTCCTGTACCAAGTCCAGAATCTGCATATACTGCAGAAACCACATCACCTCATCCCAGCCATGATGGAAGTTCATTTAAGTCTCCAGATTCA GTATGTTTAAGCAGAGGAAAATTACTAGTTGAAAAAGCTATCAAGGACCAT gaTTTTATTCCTTCAAATAGTATATTATCAAATGCCTTATCATGGGGAGTAAAAATTCTTCATATTGATG aCATTAGATACTAcattgaacaaaagaaaaaagagttgaATTTACTGAAGAAATCAAGCACTTCTGTAAGAGATGTg gGGAAAAGAGTAGGGATCAGCACTCAAAAAGCAAGAA CAGGTAGACTCAAAAAGCCTTTTGTAAAGGTGGAAGATATGAGCCA actTTATAGGCCATTTTATCTTCAGCTGACCAATATGCCTTTTATAAATTATTCTATTCAGAAGCCCTCCAGTCCATTTGATATGGATAAGCCGTCTAGCACCCAAAAGCAAACTCAGGTTAAACTAAG AATCCAAACGGATGGTGATAAATGTGGTGGAATTCCAGTTCAAGTCCatttgaaagagaagaagaaaaaaggatatTGTGAATGTTGCTTGCAGAAATATGAAGATCTCAACACT catCTTCTAAGTGAGCAACACAGAAACTTTGCACAGAGTAATCACTATCAAGTCGTTGATGATATTGTATCTAAGTTAGTTTTTGACTTTGTGGAATATGAAAGGGACATGCCtaaaaagaaaag aataaaatacaatgtTGGATCCCTTTCTCCTGTTACTACAAATGTCCTGAAAAAGTCTGAACCTAAAGAAAATCTGGAATTGCAACATACTTCTCAGAAAGACTTCAGGGAAAATAATGTACAGGTGATTGAGCAGAGTTTCCTATATAAAGAAACCCAGGAACCTGAACAAAAGTTAGTCTCTACTTCGGAACACATCTCCCACCCTTCAAGTGAATTGAGAGGACTTGATGAGAAAACGTCTAGTAAATGTTCCATGTTAAATCCAGCTGAAAATGACATACAGCAAAATTTTACACCTCTACCTCCACATAAACAGGAACGCATTCTTGACGTTTCTGAACATAAATTAACTATAAATGAAAATGACTTAGAAGAACTCAGGGTAGATCACTGTCCTTGTAGGCCACAAATATCTATACAAGTTTCTAATTGCAATACAGATAATTGTGCATCTCAACCACAACAGAAGTCAGATACTGTGCTTTTTCCAGCAAAGGATCTAAAGAAAAAGGACCTTCATTCAGTGTTTTGTCATGATTCTGATCTGTTAGCAATGAACAGTTCACAGGAGCACCTTACAATTCAGGCAAAGACTCCATCCCAGAGCCCTCCTGAGGAACCCAACACATGTGACCTCAAGAATATGGATAGTTTACCTTCTGGTAAAATCCATCggaaagtgaaaattttattaggaagaaataaaaaagaaaatctggaacCAAGTGTGGAGTTAGAtaagaaagaaactgaatttctTACTacacaagaagaaaacagaatttgtAGCTCACCAGAACAATCTCTACTGGACTTATTTCAGACAAGTGAAGAGAAGTCAGAATTTTTGGGTTTCAAAAGCTACACCGAAAACAGTGGTATGTGTGATATTTTAGATATTTGGGAAGAGGAAAATTCAAATAATCTGTTATCAatgtttttctcttccccttcaaCTTCTACATTTACTGGCTTTTag
- the DBF4 gene encoding protein DBF4 homolog A isoform X2: MDKPSSTQKQTQVKLRIQTDGDKCGGIPVQVHLKEKKKKGYCECCLQKYEDLNTHLLSEQHRNFAQSNHYQVVDDIVSKLVFDFVEYERDMPKKKRIKYNVGSLSPVTTNVLKKSEPKENLELQHTSQKDFRENNVQVIEQSFLYKETQEPEQKLVSTSEHISHPSSELRGLDEKTSSKCSMLNPAENDIQQNFTPLPPHKQERILDVSEHKLTINENDLEELRVDHCPCRPQISIQVSNCNTDNCASQPQQKSDTVLFPAKDLKKKDLHSVFCHDSDLLAMNSSQEHLTIQAKTPSQSPPEEPNTCDLKNMDSLPSGKIHRKVKILLGRNKKENLEPSVELDKKETEFLTTQEENRICSSPEQSLLDLFQTSEEKSEFLGFKSYTENSGMCDILDIWEEENSNNLLSMFFSSPSTSTFTGF; encoded by the exons ATGGATAAGCCGTCTAGCACCCAAAAGCAAACTCAGGTTAAACTAAG AATCCAAACGGATGGTGATAAATGTGGTGGAATTCCAGTTCAAGTCCatttgaaagagaagaagaaaaaaggatatTGTGAATGTTGCTTGCAGAAATATGAAGATCTCAACACT catCTTCTAAGTGAGCAACACAGAAACTTTGCACAGAGTAATCACTATCAAGTCGTTGATGATATTGTATCTAAGTTAGTTTTTGACTTTGTGGAATATGAAAGGGACATGCCtaaaaagaaaag aataaaatacaatgtTGGATCCCTTTCTCCTGTTACTACAAATGTCCTGAAAAAGTCTGAACCTAAAGAAAATCTGGAATTGCAACATACTTCTCAGAAAGACTTCAGGGAAAATAATGTACAGGTGATTGAGCAGAGTTTCCTATATAAAGAAACCCAGGAACCTGAACAAAAGTTAGTCTCTACTTCGGAACACATCTCCCACCCTTCAAGTGAATTGAGAGGACTTGATGAGAAAACGTCTAGTAAATGTTCCATGTTAAATCCAGCTGAAAATGACATACAGCAAAATTTTACACCTCTACCTCCACATAAACAGGAACGCATTCTTGACGTTTCTGAACATAAATTAACTATAAATGAAAATGACTTAGAAGAACTCAGGGTAGATCACTGTCCTTGTAGGCCACAAATATCTATACAAGTTTCTAATTGCAATACAGATAATTGTGCATCTCAACCACAACAGAAGTCAGATACTGTGCTTTTTCCAGCAAAGGATCTAAAGAAAAAGGACCTTCATTCAGTGTTTTGTCATGATTCTGATCTGTTAGCAATGAACAGTTCACAGGAGCACCTTACAATTCAGGCAAAGACTCCATCCCAGAGCCCTCCTGAGGAACCCAACACATGTGACCTCAAGAATATGGATAGTTTACCTTCTGGTAAAATCCATCggaaagtgaaaattttattaggaagaaataaaaaagaaaatctggaacCAAGTGTGGAGTTAGAtaagaaagaaactgaatttctTACTacacaagaagaaaacagaatttgtAGCTCACCAGAACAATCTCTACTGGACTTATTTCAGACAAGTGAAGAGAAGTCAGAATTTTTGGGTTTCAAAAGCTACACCGAAAACAGTGGTATGTGTGATATTTTAGATATTTGGGAAGAGGAAAATTCAAATAATCTGTTATCAatgtttttctcttccccttcaaCTTCTACATTTACTGGCTTTTag